The following proteins come from a genomic window of Triticum aestivum cultivar Chinese Spring chromosome 6A, IWGSC CS RefSeq v2.1, whole genome shotgun sequence:
- the LOC123130067 gene encoding WD repeat-containing protein RUP2 — MTNPSSPSSPSSSPTSAHHRQYEEPAAAAAKVGNGGQVDHGISFPEAIDDVEGAELSPPRCEWEFRLAATVPSPSLAGASEAIGSVDFDPAGRLLATGGIARKVRIYGVAGLPSSPSPAACICVPAKLSSVRWRPEEGGGRAVGCGDYDGVVTEYDVERGVAAWERDEHAGRRVWALDYAPRGGHTSMAASGSDDRTAHVWDPRSPSGSWATARAGGAVLCVEFDPSGGPQLAVGSADRRAAVYDVRALGHGAVASMDGHARAVTYVRWAPARRVVTSAADGTHRLWEWPSTPELSGPAREVRSYSGHVSGRSFVGMGLWRGAGLVASGSESNHVFVYDLRWGKPVWVHPFDVASDGSSDAEGFVSAVTWLQGDADGDGALVAGRSDGVLKMFTCQPRRGDDHPVDDP; from the coding sequence ATGACCAACCCCTCCTCCCCGTCTTCTCCATCCTCTTCTCCCACCTCCGCGCACCATCGCCAGTACGaagaaccggcggcggcggcggccaaggtgGGCAACGGCGGCCAGGTAGACCACGGCATTTCGTTTCCGGAGGCCATAGACGACGTCGAGGGCGCCGAGCTGTCGCCCCCGCGCTGCGAATGGGAGTTCCGGCTCGCGGCCACCGTGCCGTCCCCGTCGCTGGCCGGCGCGTCCGAAGCCATCGGCAGCGTCGACTTCGACCCCGCCGGCCGCCTCCTCGCCACGGGCGGCATCGCGCGCAAGGTCCGGATATACGGCGTCGCCGGCCTGCCGTCGTCGCCTAGCCCCGCCGCGTGCATCTGCGTGCCGGCCAAGCTCAGCAGCGTGCGGTGGCGTCCCGAGGAAGGGGGCGGCCGTGCGGTGGGGTGCGGCGACTACGACGGCGTCGTGACGGAGTACGACGTGGAGCGCGGCGTCGCggcgtgggagcgcgacgagcacgCCGGGAGGCGGGTGTGGGCGCTCGACTACGCGCCACGCGGCGGTCACACGTCCATGGCGGCGTCCGGCTCCGACGACAGGACGGCGCACGTCTGGGACCCGCGGTCCCCCTCGGGCTCATGGGCCacggcgcgggccggcggcgcggtgcTGTGCGTGGAGTTCGACCCGTCCGGCGGGCCGCAGCTGGCGGTGGGCTCGGCGGACCGGCGCGCGGCCGTGTACGACGTGCGCGCGCTGGGCCACGGCGCGGTGGCTTCCATGGACGGGCACGCGCGCGCCGTGACGTACGTGCGGTGGGCGCCGGCGCGGCGGGTGGTGACGTCGGCCGCCGACGGGACGCACCGGCTGTGGGAGTGGCCGTCGACGCCGGAGCTGTCGGGGCCGGCGCGGGAGGTGCGGTCGTACAGCGGCCACGTCAGCGGGCGGAGCTTCGTGGGGATGGGGCTGTGGCGCGGCGCCGGGCTGGTGGCCAGCGGGTCCGAGTCCAACCACGTCTTCGTCTACGACCTCAGGTGGGGCAAGCCTGTCTGGGTGCACCCCTTCGACGTCGCCTCCGACGGCTCCTCCGACGCCGAAGGGTTCGTTAGCGCCGTGACGTGGCTGCAGGGCGACGCCGACGGCGACGGGGCGCTCGTCGCCGGCAGGTCGGACGGCGTGCTGAAGATGTTCACGTGCCAACCACGCCGGGGAGATGACCACCCAGTGGACGACCCATAG